One region of Sphaerodactylus townsendi isolate TG3544 unplaced genomic scaffold, MPM_Stown_v2.3 scaffold_27, whole genome shotgun sequence genomic DNA includes:
- the B3GNT2 gene encoding N-acetyllactosaminide beta-1,3-N-acetylglucosaminyltransferase 2 yields the protein MSVGRRKLKLLGILVMVNFFIYVIVEVSKSSGQEKNSKGRVVVPHKKFWRNYTPHKAYWNKQQQRLDRVFNPILALLSNMTPEENLSSNGSFLNPCDPDPLVASEVSSFPDLPDRFKDFLYYLRCRNYSLLMDQPHKCKHKPFLLLAIKSLMPHFDRRQAIRQSWGKEIKFGDVTVVRVFLLGETPPEDNYPDLSAMLRFESETHHDILLWNYRDTFFNLTLKEVLFLKWVSNTCPDAQFIFKGDDDVFVNTHQILDYLKSLTKDKAKDLFIGDVIKNAGPHREKQLKYYIPESIYEGSYPPYAGGGGFLYSGDLGLRLANASDQVLLYPIDDVYTGMCLQKLGLAPEKHKGFRTFDIEEKQRENICSYTNLMLVHSRKPQEMIKIWTRLQDPNLSC from the coding sequence ATGAGCGTTGGACGCAGAAAATTAAAGTTGCTGGGAATTCTGGTGATGGTCAACTTCTTTATATATGTCATTGTGGAAGTCTCAAAGAGCTCTGGCCAAGAGAAGAATTCGAAAGGACGTGTCGTCGTACCTCATAAGAAGTTTTGGAGGAACTATACTCCCCACAAGGCGTATTGGAATAAACAGCAGCAGAGGCTGGATCGGGTCTTTAATCCCATTTTGGCATTGCTTTCCAATATGACTCCAGAAGAGAATTTATCATCTAACGGTAGCTTTTTGAACCCCTGTGATCCTGACCCATTGGTTGCTTCGGAAGTTAGCAGCTTTCCAGATTTGCCTGATAGATTTAAAGACTTCTTATATTATCTGAGATGTCGAAATTATTCATTATTAATGGATCAACCACACAAGTGCAAACACAAaccttttctgcttctggctatcAAATCGCTCATGCCCCATTTTGACAGAAGACAGGCAATTCGTCAGTCTTGGGGGAAGGAAATTAAATTTGGAGACGTAACTGTTGTGAGAGTCTTTCTGTTGGGCGAGACCCCTCCAGAGGATAATTATCCGGATCTCTCCGCTATGCTCAGATTTGAGAGTGAAACCCACCATGACATTCTTCTGTGGAACTACAGAGATACTTTCTTCAACTTGACTCTGAAAGAAGTGCTGTTCCTGAAGTGGGTCAGTAATACCTGCCCAGATGCCCAGTTTATTTTTAAGGGAGATGATGACGTTTTTGTGAATACCCATCAGATCCTGGATTACTTGAAAAGTTTAACCAAGGATAAAGCCAAAGACTTATTTATAGGTGATGTGATTAAAAATGCTGGACCTCATCGTGAAAAGCAATTGAAATACTATATTCCAGAGAGTATTTATGAAGGCTCGTATCCTCCCTATGCCGGAGGCGGTGGGTTTCTCTATTCTGGCGATCTGGGACTCCGGTTGGCCAACGCATCGGACCAGGTCCTTCTCTACCCAATAGATGACGTGTATACTGGAATGTGCCTTCAGAAACTTGGACTTGCTCCAGAAAAACACAAAGGCTTCAGGACATTTGACATTGaagaaaaacagagggagaacaTCTGTTCCTACACAAATCTGATGCTAGTTCACAGCCGGAAACCCCAAGAAATGATTAAAATTTGGACACGTTTGCAGGACCCAAATTTAAGTTGTTGA